Proteins encoded in a region of the Spirochaetaceae bacterium genome:
- the cysQ gene encoding 3'(2'),5'-bisphosphate nucleotidase CysQ, with protein sequence MGGGTVQLLEGAMRAAVRGGEVVLQHRSGSLAVRRKADDTPVTQADEAAQAALEEVLSKATPGIPVVSEEGRIAAAAVRRTWQRLWLVDPLDGTKEYIRGGDEFSVNVALCEAGVPSLGVIYAPVPDHLYYGAAGWGAYLLREASNGALEAGNGTRLEPGGPAARQVPVVVASTSHFAANTERLVGRLRAAHGGLTIRRLSSAIKLGMVAAGEADYYPRFGPTMEWDTAAGDALLRSVGGRIVQARTGRPLRYNKHDLHNPPFLALGPGWPLPPGLVVGG encoded by the coding sequence GTGGGTGGCGGTACGGTGCAGCTCCTGGAGGGCGCGATGCGGGCGGCGGTGCGCGGCGGCGAGGTGGTGCTGCAGCACCGGAGCGGATCGCTGGCGGTGCGGCGCAAGGCGGACGACACGCCGGTGACGCAGGCCGACGAGGCGGCGCAGGCGGCGCTCGAAGAAGTGCTGTCGAAGGCCACGCCGGGGATTCCGGTGGTGAGCGAGGAAGGCCGTATCGCCGCGGCGGCGGTGCGCCGCACCTGGCAACGGCTGTGGCTGGTGGATCCGCTCGACGGTACCAAGGAGTACATCCGCGGCGGCGACGAATTCTCGGTGAACGTCGCCTTGTGCGAGGCGGGCGTGCCGTCGCTGGGGGTGATCTACGCGCCGGTGCCCGACCACCTGTACTATGGCGCCGCGGGGTGGGGAGCGTACCTGCTGCGCGAGGCGAGCAACGGCGCCCTCGAAGCGGGCAACGGGACGCGGTTGGAACCGGGCGGCCCGGCGGCGCGGCAGGTGCCGGTGGTAGTCGCCAGCACCAGCCACTTCGCCGCCAACACCGAGCGGCTGGTCGGCCGGCTGCGCGCCGCCCACGGCGGGCTCACCATCAGGCGCCTGTCCAGCGCCATCAAGCTGGGCATGGTGGCCGCCGGCGAGGCCGACTACTATCCGCGCTTCGGCCCCACCATGGAGTGGGACACCGCGGCCGGCGACGCCCTGCTGCGGTCCGTCGGCGGACGCATCGTGCAGGCGCGCACCGGCCGTCCCCTCCGCTACAACAAGCACGACCTCCACAACCCTCCCTTCCTCGCCCTCGGCCCCGGCTGGCCGCTACCCCCCGGACTAGTAGTCGGTGGTTGA
- a CDS encoding AAA family ATPase, with amino-acid sequence MRTIRKLSVSGLLSFAPDSSPFDLQALNVLIGPNGSGKSNFIEVLELLSAAPHNLAAAVRDGGLPNEWLWRGNGPLNHAEVDVHLGENTPTGRPLRYRLRFAPVQNRLEIVDEAIEELEPQPGEEDVYFYYRFQEGHPVLNVKDNHGSSIRRQLKREDLTPDQSVLSQRKDPEQYPEVTWTGHRLGAIRTFREWTFGRYARLRRPQPPDLPDDQLLPDSSNLALVVNRLEHSDETRTRVNSLLRQFFPRFERFSTLVSGGAVQFFLHETNFDPIPATRISDGTLRFIAILATLLSPSPPALVCMEEPELGLHPDAVALLADLLVEASERMQLVVTTHSDALVSALTNHPDAIVACERPGAASMLRRLDPAQLASWLEEYRLGDLWRMGDLGANP; translated from the coding sequence CCATTCGACCTGCAAGCGCTGAATGTCCTCATCGGGCCGAACGGATCCGGCAAGTCGAATTTCATCGAGGTCTTGGAGTTGTTGTCGGCTGCTCCGCACAATCTTGCCGCCGCGGTACGCGACGGCGGCTTGCCCAACGAGTGGCTGTGGAGAGGGAACGGCCCTCTAAACCATGCGGAGGTTGACGTCCATTTGGGAGAAAACACGCCGACTGGTAGGCCGCTGAGGTACAGGCTCAGGTTTGCACCGGTACAGAACCGCCTTGAGATCGTCGACGAGGCGATAGAGGAACTCGAACCGCAACCGGGAGAGGAAGATGTTTACTTCTACTACCGGTTCCAGGAAGGGCATCCGGTACTGAACGTCAAGGATAACCACGGGAGCTCGATTAGGCGACAACTCAAGCGCGAAGATCTGACTCCTGACCAGTCAGTGCTCTCGCAGCGAAAGGATCCGGAACAGTATCCCGAAGTAACCTGGACGGGTCACAGGCTCGGTGCGATCCGCACCTTTCGAGAATGGACCTTCGGCAGGTATGCGCGGCTTCGACGGCCACAACCGCCGGACCTCCCTGACGACCAGTTGTTGCCGGATAGCAGCAACCTGGCCCTGGTGGTGAACCGGCTCGAGCACTCGGACGAGACCCGCACTCGCGTCAATTCGCTGCTGCGGCAGTTCTTCCCGCGTTTCGAACGGTTCTCCACGCTGGTTTCCGGCGGCGCGGTACAGTTCTTCCTGCACGAAACGAATTTCGATCCAATCCCCGCCACCAGGATATCGGATGGCACCCTCCGTTTCATCGCGATATTGGCCACGCTGCTATCCCCATCTCCGCCGGCATTGGTGTGCATGGAAGAACCGGAACTCGGGTTGCATCCTGACGCCGTCGCGCTTCTCGCCGATCTTCTCGTGGAGGCCTCCGAACGCATGCAACTCGTGGTCACGACCCACTCCGATGCCCTCGTGTCCGCGTTGACCAACCACCCGGATGCGATAGTCGCGTGTGAACGGCCAGGCGCCGCCTCCATGCTGAGGCGTTTGGACCCGGCGCAACTTGCTAGTTGGCTCGAAGAATACCGGCTGGGCGATCTGTGGCGCATGGGCGACCTCGGTGCCAATCCATGA